TGAGACCCTGTATTCTAGCTGGTCTACATTATCAGTGGGCGTTCTCATTAGGTGCTCTAAGGCATCACTCCCACCTCGTGTTGTAGTCCGGTCATAAAACCCCAACACTGAAACATCGCCCATTATCAATGGAAAAATATTTAAGTCTGTTTCTGTTTGTAAGTCTAGTCCGAAGCTCATTAGCCTGTATATGTTGGATGTATTGTAACAGCAAACAGTACTACAACTCCTCCTTCTGGCGCGAGCTTGTAGTTTGGGTCCCGGTACTACTAATTTGCAAAGGGACAGAAGTACGAGCTACAAGCTCGCACTAGCGAGGTATGGAGTAATCTCTCTTGTGTCATATGGCCTTCTAACATTTTAATAGTTTTTGCTTTGTAGGCTTATTTTATTAGATCATTGAACTAAAGAATAATCATCTATTTATAAATACTTTAACTAAGATAGTATAATTAAAATATAGTAAAAATTTAAATTATTTTAATCGTACCTAGATCTCTGTTTTGAAAACTCAACTAACAAAACTCCATAATTCCCTCCTTTTTCCGACCTTTGCCGAACAGGCAACTTTTTAACTTTTTAACTCACCCCGTGTCATCTACCCTCTACAAAAACTACCTGCTGCAGTCGGAGCCCAACAAGTTCAGCCTGGATACCTTGCGGGCGGGCGAGATGATCGTGAACATGGGGCCGCAGCACCCGAGCACGCACGGCGTACTGCGCCTGGAAGTGGTCACCGACGGCGAGATCATTCAGGAGGTAGCGCCGCATATCGGGTACCTGCACCGCTGCTTCGAGAAGCACGCCGAAAGTATGGCTTACAACCAGACCCTGCCCTACGTGGACCGCATGGACTACCTGGCGGCCATGAATTCGGAGCATGTCTGGTGCATGGGCCTGGAAAAGCTGCTGGGCATCACCGACCAGATTCCCAAGCGCGTGGAGTACATCCGGGTGCTGGTAACGGAGCTCAACCGCATTGCCTCGCACTTTGTAGCTATCGGCACCTACGCCATCGACATCGGGGCGTTTACGCCGTTTCTGTGGCTGCTCCGCGACCGCGAGCACATCCAGCGCCTGCTGGAGTGGGTGTGTGGCGCGCGCATGCTCTACAACTATATCTGGGTGGGCGGTTTATACTATGACTTACCGATCGGCTTCGAGGAGCGCTGCCGCGAGTTTATCAATTACCTCGGCCCGAAGCTGGATGAGCTCGATACCATCCTTTTAGAGAACAAGATCTTTATCGACCGAACGGCCAATGTAGGCGTGCTGCCGCTGGATGTGGCCATCAACTACGGCTGCTCGGGCCCCATGCTGCGCGGCTCCGGCCTGAAGTATGACCTGCGCCGCATAGATGGCTACAGCGTGTACCCCGAGCTGGACTTTGACGTGCCGATGGGACAGGGGCTGGCCGGCACCACCGGCGACTGCTGGGACCGCAACTATGTGCGCGCCCTCGAGTGCCGCGAATCGGTTAAGATCATCAACCAATGCCTCGACCGCCTCACCGCTGATTACAAACGCACCCCCGATTTTGACCCACAAGCAGCCTGCCCCAAGAAGCTGCGCATGACGGGCACGCAGGAGCTATACTTTCGGGGCGAAACCCCGCGCGGCGAGCTGGGCTATTTCTTCCGGACTACCGACCGCTCGGACGTGCCGTTCCGGGCAAAAGGCCGTGCGCCGAGCTTTGTGAATTTGTCGGTGCTGCCCGAGATCAGCCGCGGTTGCATGGTGGCCGACCTGATCGCGATTGTAGGCTCAGTGGATATTGTGCTGGGCGAAGTAGACCGGTAAGGCCGGGTGGCAGGCAAAGTATAGGAGGCCGGAACAAGTACGCGGCTTTGAACACTTTGTAAGACGCATCTAAAACCTAAGCTACTTTGCTGCGTTATTTTAAACTGAAATAATTGATCTGACGCACTTAAAGAGCCTTATACTTTGAAAATAACCAACATCATAATTGCACAGTTCCTGTGGTGCACCGTGCTGTTTGTCCCTGCACAGGCACAGGTCGTGCCTAAGCACCCCGCCACCGATACCGCGCATGTGCTGCCTGCCGACACCGTGCTGCCCGGCCAGAAACACCCATTTACGGAAAGCCAGCGCCTGGAGGGCAGCAACAAACGCTACCTTCTGCGGGCAGTGCTTCCGGCAGCGGCCTTGATGGGCGCGGGCGTTTATACGATCCAGGGCAACGGCTTTTATAGCAGCTTCGATGCCCGCGACGCCCGCAACAGGCAAACTCCCAATTTCAGCACCAAAATAGACGATTACCTGTTCTTTACGCCTATTGTGGGGCTGTATGCATTTGACCTTTTCTCGTCGCAAAACCGCCACGACATCCGCCGCCAGACCGGGCTGCTGCTTGCCTCGGGCCTGCTGACCTCGGCTATTGTATGGCCTGTAAAAAACATCACAAACATCGACCGGCCCAACGGCGACCCAACCGCATTTCCGTCGGGGCACACGGCTTACGCCTTCACCATCGCCACGCTCGTAGACAAAGAGTTCCGGCACAAAAGCCCCTGGATCAGCGTGGGCAGCTATGCCGTAGCCAGCGCCACGGGCGTGATGCGGGTGCTCAACAACGAGCACTGGATGGCCGATGTGCTGGCCGGTGCCGGCGTGGGCATTCTTTCGGTGAACACAGTTTACTGGCTCAATGATAAGCTGGCGAAGAACAAAGGCTACAACACTACCGCCATACCGGTGGTGCTGCCCACCGGGCAACCGGGCATGGCCATTATGGTGCAGTTTTAACAGAACAGACAACTCAAACGAAAGGCGTTTTCCCGGGCGGGTTAGCGCCTTTTTTTTATCTTTACCAGATGCCATACTTCCGGATCCTGCTCTGCTTATACTTCTGCCTGGTTACGCTGGCTGCCACGGCACAGGTGCACGCCCTGCAAGGCACCGTGCGCGATGCCCGGACCAACGAAAAGCTGGCGTTTGTCAGCATTGTGGCCAATGAGGGCGAAACAGGCACGACCACTAACCTGGAAGGATTTTACCAGCTGCGGCACAACCGGCCCATCACTAACCTGCGCTTCAGCTATGTGGGTTACCAGCCGCAAACGCTTGTGCCGGATTCTACGGGCGTACTGGATGTGTCCCTGCAGCCGGCGGTGGCGCAACTGCGGGAAGTGGTGGTGCGGGGCACCGGTCAGAATCCGGCCCACCGCATTATTAGGCTAGCCACGCAAAACCGACGGCGCAACGACAGCCGCAACTTGCCCCAGTTCACCTATCGCACCTACAACAAGTTTATACTTACTGCCACCCCTGCCCGTGAGCTGCACCTGAGTGATACCCTGCAGCTCTCGCCCAAAGATTCGTCTTACCTGAAAATGCAGAAACTGCTGGCGCGGCAGCACCTTTTCATGGCCGAAAGCATCACCGACTTTGCCTTCCGGCAGCCGGACCTGCGCAAAGAAACGATCCTGGCTACACGCGTATCGGGTTTGCAGCAGCCCAGCTTTGGCATAGTGGCCGCCGAGGCCCGTGACTTTTCGGTGTACGACGACATGCCCGTCTTCTTTGGCAAGCGCTACCTCAGCCCCCTAAGTCCGGGCAGCACCCGCAAGTATAACTTTGTGTTGCAGGAAGCCCCCGTTACAGGCCAGGATACCACGTTTATCATCTCGTTTGAGCCCCAGAAAGGGAAGAATTTTGACGGGCTGAAAGGCGTCCTCTACATCAGCAGTAATGGCTGGGCGGTGCAGAATGTACTAGCCCGCTCAGCCACCGACAACGACCAGCGGGGCCTGAAGCTGCAGCAGCAGTTTGCCCAGGTAGGGATGAAGCACCAGTGGTTCCCCACCGAGCTGGACGTGGAGATCACCGTTCCGCAGCTGGAGCTGCGGGGCCACCAGCCTTATGGCCACATCCGCACCTACATCACCAACATCAACCTAAATCCCGGCCTGCAGAAATCCGATTTTAGTGTAGTGGCGCTGCAGCAAACGCCAACGGCCGCCCACCAGCCGGAGGCATTCTGGAACCAGCAGCGGCCGGACTCCCTTAACCGCCTGGAGCTGCGCACCTACCAGCGCCTGGACAGCGTAGGCAAAGCCGACAAACTGGACCGCACCATCCGCACTATGGAATTCCTGACGAGCAAACAGCTGCCGCTAGGCCCGTTGAGCCTGGACCTGAACCGCCTGCTGCGCGTGGGCAACTTTGAGGGGCTGCGGCTGGGTGCTGGCCTGCACACCAACAGCCGGCTTTCGGAGCGTTTCAGTTTGGGCGGCTACTGGGGCTATGGCTTTAAAGACAATGCAGCCAAGTATGGCGCCGATGCTTCGCTTATTCTGCATAAACCTTCGGAACTGACCCTGAAAACCACATACTTTGAGGACCTGCTGGAGCCGGGTGGCCGCCGCCTGCCTTTTAAACAGCCCGGCTTGCTGCTCCAGGACCTGCGTTGGGCGCTACTTCCTTACCTGGATTATACGACCCATTACAGCGCTTCCCTTTCAGGCCGCGTGCAACGCTACCTGCAGGTGCAAACTACCCTGCGCCGCGAAGAGCGCCGCCCTACGCTGGCAGCCGCTGCAGGCACCTATACCCTGGCAGAAGGCGTGGTCAGTATCCGCTATGCGTATGGGGAGCAGTACATGGAGCAGTTTCATCAGCGCATGGCCCTGCCCACCGAGTACCCGGTGCTGTGGCTGCAGTATACCCGCGGCTTTGACGGGCTGCTGCAGGGCGACTATGGCTATAACAAGTATGAGGCGCGGGTGGAGGCCGCTTTCCGCCATCGCACGTTCGGGCAGAGCCGCCTCACCTTTGCGGGTGGCTACGTGGCCGGCACTGCGCCGCTGGTAACGCTCTTTAACGGCTACGGCAGCTACGATCCGGAACATACAGTATATGCGGGCGATGGCTTTGAGACTATGCTGCCCTTCACTTTTTTCTCCGACCGCTACGCCGCCCTGTTTCTGCAGCAGGATTTCGGCAAGCGCCTGTTCCGTACAAAACTGTTCCACCCTGACCTGGTTGCGGTTACCAACATCGGCTGGGGCGACCTGAAACAACCGCTGCCTGAGCTACCTTACAAGACCATGCGCAAAGGCTATTACGAGTCGGGGTTGCTGCTTAATAACATCCTGCAAACGACATTCTCCGGCATTGGTATTGGTGCCTTTTACCGCTATGGCCCGTACGCTGCCCAAGCCCCGAAAAACAACATCAAGCTGAAGCTAACGGCCACGCTGGCGTTTTAGGTAGTGGTTCTTTCTGAAGTATAGGCGGTGCAGTACCTGGTCCAACCACCCCTGGCCCCTCCTTATCCAAGGAGGGGAGCTTGTAGTTACTGCTGGAGAAGTATAAGCGGTGTAGATTCTATGCAGGAGAGAAATAAGTTACTTCTTCCCTGCTGTCATCTCGACACTAGGAGAGATCTGGGTAATATGTTATGTTTCAGATTTCTCCTAGCGTCGAAATGACAGCTTAGTTTAGGTTATTGCCTGAGAGAACACAAGTATACTTGGGCTGAAGTATAAGCGCTGTAATTCTGGTTTGATTAGCTTGCTCCCAAGATCCTCTCAGGATGACAAAAGGGAAAGAGGGGTGGAGAGGGTTTTATACTTGAGCCAAAGTATAAGCAGCATCTCAGGTCAAGCAAGTCATCCCCCTACCCCCTTCAAAGGGGGACTTGGTTTAAGTTGCAAAGCAAAAGCTTTAATTCTTTCCCTTCCTATACTTAAGCCCAAGTATAAATACTTAAGCCCAAGTATAAACAGTAGCTATCGAACTGATCCCAGTTCTTGGGTTGAGCGCCTCGAGAGTTTCCGGTGACGAACGAAAGTGAGGCAGCCCGAGGTACGAGGGCAGGAAACGAAAGCAGCGCGATGCCCAAGGACGAGCCCCCGCGGGCTTGGAGCGCTCCAAAGTATAAGGTGAAACAAGGCAAGTATAAAATGCGGAATACAGCTCACTAACAAGTATAGCTGGAATATTATACTTGCAGATCTGCAGCTAGCAAGTATAACCACAACATTCGACAGCCACTACCAAGTATAGCCAGAACATCCAGCAACCGCTAGCAAGTATAATACACAACAGGTGTTAGCCGGCACCCGGCCTCCTTGCTGCGCTACAAGAAGCGGCGCAACCCAGCGGAAAGAAACGTTGAACTAAACTTACAGGTGCGGCTGTTGCTTTTTTCAGGAGCCGCTCCCTGCCTGCACAGAATTTATACCTGCCAAAGCGTATGACATTCAGAACTTTGTGCGTTATTTTGTCCATGGCTTCCGCAGGAGCGCCACATCTACTTAGCTGAACATCGTTTCATGAAAAAATTCTTTTGGTGGTGCGCCGGAGCCGACGACACTATTCTGGGAAAATGCTCTAAATCAGAGCATATCAAGTATGCCGGCATTGGGGCGACCGTGCTGTTTACGGGGCTGCTGGCCAGCATTTCGGGTGGCTATGCCCTCTACACGGTCTTCGACTCGGCTTTGCTGGCGCTGGTGTTCGGCTTGTTCTGGGGAGCCGTTATCTTTAACCTCGACCGTTTTATTGTTTCCACGCTGCGCAAGGAAGGCCGGTTCTGGAAAGAGCTGTTGCTGGTAACACCGCGTATATTGCTGGCTCTGGTGCTGGCCGTGGTGATCTCCAAGCCGCTGGAGCTGAAAATATTTGACAAGGAGATACAGGCTATTCTGCAGGAAAAACAGGCCGAGTTGGCCATTCAGCACAAGGCGCTGGTGAGCAAACAGTTTACGGAAGTGGATTCGCTGAAAACCGAGATTGCCGGCATACAAGCCGGGGTAGCCGCCAAGCAGCAGGAGCGCAACAAACTATACGATGCCTTGGCCGCCGAAGCCGACGGTACCGGTGGCACCGGCAAAGTGGGCAAAGGCCCCATTTTTGAAGAAAAGAAACGACAGTACGACAAAGTAGACGAAGAGCTGAAACTGCTGCAGGCAGGTGCCCTGGACCAGGTAAAGTTGCGGGAGCAACGCATTGCAGATCTGATGAAGCAGTACGATGCCACGGTGGCCAGGGGGCAGGAGAGCTTTCTGCACTACGATGGCCTGATGGCGCGTGTAAATGCCCTGGACAAGCTGCCCTGGCTGCCCGTGTTCTTTATCACGCTGTTGTTTATCTGCCTGGAAACGGCACCCATCTTTACCAAGCTTATCTCCAGCAAAGGGCCATACGACGATATTCTGAAAGGCGTGGAGCACGAGCGGACCACGCAGGAAATGCAGCGGGTGGCCGAGCGCCAGCAGCAGTACGATACCCGCCAGGCCGTGGCCGATGCCAAGTTTGCAGCCCGCAAAGAGTATGAAACCGAAGCCAAGCGCGAGGAAGAGCGCCTGAAATCGGATGCCCACCTGGAGGTGGTGCGCGAGTCGGCTTCTGTCTGGAAAGAGCGCAAGCTGGTGGATGTGCACCGCAGCCCCAGTACGGCCGCCGATATCCTGAACGACAACGAAGAAAACGGCTACTACAAATGGTAATGCGGTTTTAGGCCCGATCTTATAACGTATACTTCACCACCGGCCGGGCCTGCAAACCCGGCCGGTGGTTTTATGTTTCCGGGCGATGCGTATACTTTTTGGCCAATTGCTAGGCGATACTTTGCCGGAAATCGTACCTTGTGGCATAATCTAAAACTGAATCTCCATGATCGTTTCTAAAATGGCCCAGAACCTGATCGGCTCCGAAATTATAAAGGTAGCCGGCGAGGTAAACGCTATGATAGCCCGTGGCGAGCCTATATGCAATCTCACCATCGGCGATTTTAATCCCGCCATCTTCCCGATTCCCAAAGAGCTGGAAAACCAGATCAAGCTGGCCTACGACCAGGGGCATACCAACTACCCGCCTGCA
This window of the Pontibacter liquoris genome carries:
- a CDS encoding NADH-quinone oxidoreductase subunit D, which translates into the protein MSSTLYKNYLLQSEPNKFSLDTLRAGEMIVNMGPQHPSTHGVLRLEVVTDGEIIQEVAPHIGYLHRCFEKHAESMAYNQTLPYVDRMDYLAAMNSEHVWCMGLEKLLGITDQIPKRVEYIRVLVTELNRIASHFVAIGTYAIDIGAFTPFLWLLRDREHIQRLLEWVCGARMLYNYIWVGGLYYDLPIGFEERCREFINYLGPKLDELDTILLENKIFIDRTANVGVLPLDVAINYGCSGPMLRGSGLKYDLRRIDGYSVYPELDFDVPMGQGLAGTTGDCWDRNYVRALECRESVKIINQCLDRLTADYKRTPDFDPQAACPKKLRMTGTQELYFRGETPRGELGYFFRTTDRSDVPFRAKGRAPSFVNLSVLPEISRGCMVADLIAIVGSVDIVLGEVDR
- a CDS encoding phosphatase PAP2 family protein yields the protein MKITNIIIAQFLWCTVLFVPAQAQVVPKHPATDTAHVLPADTVLPGQKHPFTESQRLEGSNKRYLLRAVLPAAALMGAGVYTIQGNGFYSSFDARDARNRQTPNFSTKIDDYLFFTPIVGLYAFDLFSSQNRHDIRRQTGLLLASGLLTSAIVWPVKNITNIDRPNGDPTAFPSGHTAYAFTIATLVDKEFRHKSPWISVGSYAVASATGVMRVLNNEHWMADVLAGAGVGILSVNTVYWLNDKLAKNKGYNTTAIPVVLPTGQPGMAIMVQF
- a CDS encoding DUF5686 and carboxypeptidase-like regulatory domain-containing protein translates to MPYFRILLCLYFCLVTLAATAQVHALQGTVRDARTNEKLAFVSIVANEGETGTTTNLEGFYQLRHNRPITNLRFSYVGYQPQTLVPDSTGVLDVSLQPAVAQLREVVVRGTGQNPAHRIIRLATQNRRRNDSRNLPQFTYRTYNKFILTATPARELHLSDTLQLSPKDSSYLKMQKLLARQHLFMAESITDFAFRQPDLRKETILATRVSGLQQPSFGIVAAEARDFSVYDDMPVFFGKRYLSPLSPGSTRKYNFVLQEAPVTGQDTTFIISFEPQKGKNFDGLKGVLYISSNGWAVQNVLARSATDNDQRGLKLQQQFAQVGMKHQWFPTELDVEITVPQLELRGHQPYGHIRTYITNINLNPGLQKSDFSVVALQQTPTAAHQPEAFWNQQRPDSLNRLELRTYQRLDSVGKADKLDRTIRTMEFLTSKQLPLGPLSLDLNRLLRVGNFEGLRLGAGLHTNSRLSERFSLGGYWGYGFKDNAAKYGADASLILHKPSELTLKTTYFEDLLEPGGRRLPFKQPGLLLQDLRWALLPYLDYTTHYSASLSGRVQRYLQVQTTLRREERRPTLAAAAGTYTLAEGVVSIRYAYGEQYMEQFHQRMALPTEYPVLWLQYTRGFDGLLQGDYGYNKYEARVEAAFRHRTFGQSRLTFAGGYVAGTAPLVTLFNGYGSYDPEHTVYAGDGFETMLPFTFFSDRYAALFLQQDFGKRLFRTKLFHPDLVAVTNIGWGDLKQPLPELPYKTMRKGYYESGLLLNNILQTTFSGIGIGAFYRYGPYAAQAPKNNIKLKLTATLAF
- a CDS encoding DUF4407 domain-containing protein — encoded protein: MKKFFWWCAGADDTILGKCSKSEHIKYAGIGATVLFTGLLASISGGYALYTVFDSALLALVFGLFWGAVIFNLDRFIVSTLRKEGRFWKELLLVTPRILLALVLAVVISKPLELKIFDKEIQAILQEKQAELAIQHKALVSKQFTEVDSLKTEIAGIQAGVAAKQQERNKLYDALAAEADGTGGTGKVGKGPIFEEKKRQYDKVDEELKLLQAGALDQVKLREQRIADLMKQYDATVARGQESFLHYDGLMARVNALDKLPWLPVFFITLLFICLETAPIFTKLISSKGPYDDILKGVEHERTTQEMQRVAERQQQYDTRQAVADAKFAARKEYETEAKREEERLKSDAHLEVVRESASVWKERKLVDVHRSPSTAADILNDNEENGYYKW